From one Drosophila ananassae strain 14024-0371.13 chromosome 4 unlocalized genomic scaffold, ASM1763931v2 tig00000061, whole genome shotgun sequence genomic stretch:
- the LOC6506034 gene encoding ankyrin-3 isoform X4 produces MTLGELNVEKAVINKGENVTQQSIITPLNNAVPGDKMNGIKMYENQNDATISFLRAARSGDLGKLLRFLESGEIADINCCNANGLNALHLAAKDGYVDICCELLTKGINVDNATKKGNTALHIASLAGQLEVIEQLILNNANVNVQSSNGFTPLYMAAQENHEICCRVLLAHGANSALATEDGFTPLAVAMQQGHEKVVTVLLENDARGKVRLPALHIAAKKNDVNGATLLLKNDHNADIVSKSGFTPLHIAAHYGNVEVAKFLLDWNADVNFVAKHNITPLHVASKWGKSLVCNLLLSRGACIDAATRDGLTPLHCASRSGHIDVIQILLQKNAPILTKTRNGLTALHMAAQGEHDEAARLLLDKEAPVDEVTIDYLTALHVAAHCGHVKVSKLLLDYGANSNSRALNGFTPLHIACKKNRIKVVELLIKQGANISATTESGLTPLHVASFMGCMNIVIFLLQHNANPDIQTIRGESSLHLAARANQMLYFRQT; encoded by the exons ATGACTCTTGGTGAGTTGAATGTCGAGAAGGCAGTAATAAATAAAGGGGAAAATGTTACTCAACAAAGCATTATTACCCCCCTGAATAATGCAGTACCAGGGGATAAAATGAATGGAATTAAAATGTATGAGAATCAG AATGATGCGACTATATCTTTTTTACGAGCTGCCCGCAGTGGAGACCTTGGTAAATTACTTAGATTTTTAGAGAGTGGGGAAATAGCAGACATAAATTGCTGCAACGCG aacGGGTTAAATGCTCTTCACCTAGCTGCAAAAGATGGTTATGTTGATATTTGCTGTGAGTTGTTAACAAAAGGTATAAATGTGGATAATGCAACCAAAAAAGGAAACACAGCATTGCATATAGCATCATTAGCAGGACAGCTAGAAGTTATTGAGCAACTTATTTTAAACAATGCGAATGTAAATGTACAATCTTCCAATGGGTTTACTCCTTTATACATGGCAGCACAAGAAAACCATGAAATTTGTTGTCGGGTATTATTGGCACATGGTGCTAATTCAGCACTGGCTACTGAAGATGGGTTTACTCCATTGGCTGTAGCAATGCAACAGGGTCATGAGAAAGTAGTGACTGTTCTTTTGGAGAATGATGCTCGCGGAAAGGTCCGTCTTCCAGCACTTCATAttgcggcaaaaaaaaatgatgtaAATGGAGCTAcgttattattaaaaaatgatcaCAATGCAGATATTGTTTCTAAATCAGGATTTACACCCCTACATATTGCTGCACACTATGGAAATGTGGAAGTtgccaaatttttattagattGGAATGCTGATGTCAATTTTGTGGCAAAACATAATATTACTCCGTTACACGTAGCGAGTAAATGGGGTAAATCTTTAGTATGCAACTTGTTACTATCACGTGGTGCCTGCATAGATGCTGCAACACGTGACGGTCTGACGCCACTACACTGTGCATCACGTTCTGGTCATATAGACGTTATTCAGATATTGTTACAAAAAAATGCACCcatattaacaaaaacaaGGAATGGTCTGACTGCGCTTCATATGGCAGCTCAAGGAGAGCATGATGAAGCAGCTCGATTACTATTGGACAAAGAGGCTCCAGTAGATGAGGTGACCATTGATTATTTAACAGCTCTTCATGTGGCCGCCCATTGCGGTCACGTCAAAGTATCCAAGCTTTTGCTTGATTATGGGGCGAATTCAAACTCCAGGGCTCTCAATGGATTCACTCCCCTCCATATTGCCTGCAAAAAGAATCGCATTAAAGTAGTTGAGCTACTTATTAAACAAGGAGCTAATATAAGTGCTACGACAGAATCGGGCTTAACTCCTTTACACGTGGCCAGTTTCATGG